The genomic stretch AGCGGGTAACATAAATCATATGGCTGCTGAGCTTAAACTTAAAATCGAGGAAGAACGGCGAGCTGAGCGAACTAAAAATGAACTTATTACAAATTTCTCTCATGATTTAAGGACTCCCTTGACCTCGATCTTGGGTTATCTAACTTTGATTAAAGATCGGAAATTTGAAACTGACGAGCAATTTAGCGATTGCGTTAATATTGTTTACAATAAATCAGAGAAACTAGGGGGGGTAATCGAAGATTTGTTCGAGTATACCAAGCTCGCCAACAAGGGAGTTAAGTTGATATTGAAACGGTTTCCTTAAATAAGTTATTAGAGCAGTTACTTGAAGAGCATACACCTAGCTTCGAGGAAAACAATTTGGTCATAATCAAGGAGATTCCGCAGGAGAAGGTCTTTGTGAATATCGATGTTAATCAGACAGTTCGTGTTTTTGAGAACCTACTGCTTAATGCCGTAAAGTATAG from Desulfosporosinus sp. Sb-LF encodes the following:
- a CDS encoding histidine kinase dimerization/phospho-acceptor domain-containing protein; amino-acid sequence: MAFITFIALFYVLARRKMRYIDELAGGVLEISKGNLDFRVPQKSQDELGSLAGNINHMAAELKLKIEEERRAERTKNELITNFSHDLRTPLTSILGYLTLIKDRKFETDEQFSDCVNIVYNKSEKLGGVIEDLFEYTKLANKGVKLILKRFP